One region of Drosophila suzukii unplaced genomic scaffold, CBGP_Dsuzu_IsoJpt1.0 scf_15, whole genome shotgun sequence genomic DNA includes:
- the LOC118879693 gene encoding uncharacterized protein yields MDTIAADNYTASELRCWLEKLGLPKSGTKATLAARLNGVPPEARGDCPVLDPKDMTDIEAGPEERSNSAAVQGTDQDDVGATSLDAQNNDETANNNMCVPEISMQLESLKRHLEVVQLENEFLKLEVSRRQPLNRVTAPSTSNLPEIQNNVSTPNQTNVTLSDLENIVAEAARPNTAIFNNNSLVTMVKEMLPPFDGAVNSKVPVNTWIAQLNAIIKMYKLSEDITRILVMSKLKDRAQISLHSSENFLSLPVQDLLTQLAEAFQSKESKIMSRRKFQERKWQPAEDFATYFNDKTLLAAHIRIDNEELIDSIIEGIPDTLLRQQAHMHCFNSSAQLLQAFSKVTLRKPSLAFGRHKDVSGNQPGPAVRCFNCNSVGHFAADCRKPKRAYGACYGCGSLEHLISHCNEKKNATKNEYNA; encoded by the exons ATGGACACCATCGCTGCAGACAACTACACAGCATCAGAACTTCGATGTTGGCTGGAAAAACTTGGGTTGCCTAAAAGCGGCACCAAGGCAACACTAGCAGCGCGGTTGAATGGTGTGCCCCCCGAAGCACGAGGAGATTGTCCAGTACTGGACCCGAAGGACATGACCGACATTGAAGCTGGGCCTGAGGAAAGGTCAAATAGTGCTGCAGTTCAAGGAACCGATCAGGACGATGTCGGGGCTACATCGCTGGATGCCCAAAACAACGACGAAACcgccaacaacaacatgtGCGTTCCAGAAATTTCCATGCAATTGGAATCTCTGAAGCGCCATTTAGAAGTCGTCCAATTGGAAAATGAGTTTCTCAAATTGGAAGTTTCCCGGCGTCAGCCATTGAATAGAGTGACCGCACCTTCGACGAGCAATTTGCCAGAAATCCAGAACAATGTTTCCACACCAAATCAAACCAATGTCACCCTATCGGATTTGGAGAATATTGTTGCAGAGGCTGCCAGGCCTAATACAGCCATTTTTAACAACAATTCTTTGGTGACCATGGTTAAGGAAATGCTTCCACCTTTCGACGGTGCTGTTAACAGCAAAGTGCCAGTTAACACGTGGATCGCACAGCTCAACGCGATCATAAAAATGTACAAGCTGAGTGAAGACATAACGCGCATACTGGTTATGTCAAAGTTGAAAGACCGCGCTCAAATTTCGTTGCACTCTTCTGAGAACTTTCTGTCCTTGCCAGTCCAGGACCTGTTAACTCAACTCGCAGAGGCTTTTCAGTCAAAAGAGAGCAAGATAATGTCCAGACGCAAGTTCCAGGAGCGAAAGTGGCAACCAGCTGAAGACTTTGCTACGTACTTCAACGACAAGACCCTGTTGGCTGCACACATCCGGATAGACAACGAGGAATTAATCGACAGTATCATCGAAGGAATACCGGATACTCTTCTACGGCAACAGGCACACATGCACTGTTTTAATTCATCTGCCCAGCTGTTGCAGGCATTCTCCAAAGTAACATTGCGGAAACCATCTCTCGCATTTGGACGCCACAAAGACGTTTCCGGAAATCAGCCCGGACCCGCTGTAAGATGCTTCAACTGTAACTCCGTGGGTCATTTCGCGGCCGACTGCCGCAAGCCTAAGCGCGCGTACGGCGCTTGCTACGGTTGTGGAAGCTTGGAGCACCTGATATCTCATTGCAACGAGAAGAAGAACGCAACCAAAAATGAATAT AATGCCTAA